A part of Leptospira wolffii serovar Khorat str. Khorat-H2 genomic DNA contains:
- a CDS encoding RNA polymerase sigma factor: protein MTEADLIQAIESSKRTVLKSIQRHLMPEMASLAEDVAQDTYLRYYLTFQSKPPLGIQDLNRWLYVAARNECRRAVRKWNREGRAYSRFQTEFTSSGKEETEKELYEEPERDRKEWLQEQINLLPSPYKETMILRLSGEKVDSIAKKLNISEGTVKSRISRAKEWLSRFTNMNRKNQEGRNEG, encoded by the coding sequence ATGACGGAAGCCGATTTAATCCAAGCGATTGAATCCAGTAAACGGACGGTATTAAAATCCATCCAAAGACATCTCATGCCCGAAATGGCCTCCTTAGCGGAGGATGTCGCTCAGGACACTTATCTTAGATACTATTTGACATTCCAATCCAAACCTCCACTGGGCATACAAGACCTGAATCGCTGGCTTTATGTGGCGGCAAGAAACGAATGCCGAAGGGCGGTAAGAAAATGGAATCGGGAAGGAAGAGCTTATTCCCGCTTCCAAACGGAATTCACCTCCTCGGGTAAAGAAGAAACGGAAAAAGAACTTTACGAAGAACCGGAAAGGGATCGAAAAGAATGGCTACAGGAGCAAATTAATCTCTTGCCATCTCCATATAAGGAAACTATGATACTTAGATTGTCCGGAGAAAAGGTGGATTCGATCGCGAAGAAACTGAATATATCCGAGGGGACGGTTAAGTCCCGGATCTCAAGGGCCAAAGAATGGCTCTCTCGCTTTACTAATATGAATAGAAAAAATCAGGAGGGGAGAAATGAAGGGTAA
- a CDS encoding Spy/CpxP family protein refolding chaperone, with amino-acid sequence MRNIQSRLILIVLLILGGTATILAEPPPPPPFGGAEPFGIFGPGLKEERFLDRISQDLGLSAEQQEKIKAAREKRKAGGRALSEKLTPLHEDLRKLLEATKVDMGAVRSKLKQIGEVQLELRILHIEDRLEFESFLTPEQKQKLSKMHKERIQRMHDRREPPDHPPRDRDRDCKCP; translated from the coding sequence TTGAGAAATATACAGAGTCGGCTCATTCTAATTGTTCTTCTGATTTTAGGAGGGACAGCGACCATTTTAGCGGAACCGCCTCCTCCCCCGCCGTTCGGAGGAGCGGAACCTTTCGGAATCTTCGGGCCCGGCCTTAAGGAAGAAAGATTTCTGGATAGAATTTCCCAAGACCTAGGCCTGAGCGCGGAACAACAGGAGAAAATCAAAGCAGCTAGGGAAAAAAGGAAAGCGGGCGGGCGAGCCTTGTCCGAGAAATTGACTCCTCTTCACGAAGATCTACGCAAATTACTGGAAGCGACCAAGGTGGATATGGGCGCGGTTCGGTCCAAATTGAAGCAAATCGGAGAAGTGCAGCTTGAATTAAGAATTCTGCATATAGAAGACAGATTGGAATTCGAGTCCTTCCTGACTCCGGAGCAAAAACAGAAATTATCAAAAATGCATAAGGAAAGAATACAGAGGATGCACGATAGGCGAGAACCTCCCGATCATCCTCCCCGGGACAGAGACCGAGACTGTAAGTGCCCATGA
- a CDS encoding LIC10920 family plasminogen-binding lipoprotein, giving the protein MEKSGKPAYILAYLLSLSFLSCENQASNKVGLTVFGDGVAFNIDGELDADKTASCGTASPYSTSSTSTTTTTTTTSSSSSQYTVISRLYFKSGEYLYLKFLYDSNQNQGSIDSQQGFSYSGGIGTMAVVSNYGKIYWGGSGVPVDTSVSSSQALSYLTVTLDLVGTAVSGGSTGLALTQCYTVDLINCTSATSTSMCYTQDGQTCYNTQTVTGPSVTIQGDVNCTSNSISSGSSSSSSTTQ; this is encoded by the coding sequence TTGGAAAAATCCGGAAAACCCGCATACATTCTCGCCTATCTTCTTTCTCTTTCATTCCTTTCCTGCGAGAACCAAGCATCGAATAAGGTGGGTCTTACCGTATTCGGAGACGGAGTCGCATTCAATATAGATGGAGAATTGGATGCGGACAAAACCGCAAGTTGCGGAACCGCGAGTCCTTATAGCACATCGAGTACGAGTACCACCACTACTACCACAACCACTTCCAGCTCCTCCAGTCAGTATACGGTAATCAGCCGACTTTACTTTAAGTCGGGAGAATATCTTTATCTGAAATTTCTATACGATAGCAATCAAAACCAAGGCTCCATCGATTCCCAGCAAGGCTTCTCCTACTCGGGAGGCATAGGAACCATGGCTGTGGTTTCCAATTACGGGAAAATCTATTGGGGAGGTAGCGGAGTTCCAGTGGATACTAGCGTAAGCTCTTCCCAGGCGCTTTCCTATCTTACCGTAACTTTGGATCTGGTAGGAACGGCGGTATCGGGGGGTAGCACCGGACTCGCTTTGACTCAATGCTATACAGTGGATTTGATCAATTGCACTTCGGCGACATCGACGAGTATGTGCTATACCCAAGACGGCCAAACCTGCTATAATACCCAAACGGTCACGGGACCTTCGGTAACTATACAAGGAGATGTGAATTGCACGAGTAATTCCATTTCCTCCGGAAGTTCCTCTAGTTCCAGTACAACGCAATGA
- a CDS encoding substrate-binding periplasmic protein, protein MLLIVSTFFSLLVAQEGPVTRLEQIQKRGELRVTGNRNFEPFYIPDAKEGYPGFDAELGKKYADFLGVKYVYTNRPEFEDFVEAIRSGDADISFSGVTSTLERSKKISFSTAYLISSPGALVNKNAIPPPPEGNIITTVYFRSIKDLENVSGISFAVRGFSSSHEYLLSNFPNSRVFTYGSVDGALSAVREGKANCFVGESYYIKGFLQRQPSLASNFRALVEPVQEDHISALLPKGDLVFSRNFEFFLSEIKRTGELKLLEDKYFNRRDWVK, encoded by the coding sequence ATCCTCTTAATCGTTTCGACTTTTTTTTCCTTACTCGTAGCGCAAGAGGGACCTGTAACTCGTTTGGAGCAGATCCAAAAAAGGGGAGAGCTGAGAGTTACGGGCAATCGGAACTTCGAGCCGTTTTATATTCCCGATGCAAAGGAGGGTTATCCCGGTTTCGACGCCGAGTTAGGAAAGAAATACGCGGACTTTCTAGGAGTGAAATACGTTTACACGAATCGTCCCGAATTCGAGGATTTCGTCGAAGCCATTCGGTCCGGCGACGCGGATATCTCCTTCTCCGGAGTCACATCCACATTAGAAAGATCTAAGAAGATTTCCTTCAGTACAGCCTATCTGATTTCCAGCCCCGGGGCCTTAGTGAATAAGAATGCGATTCCTCCTCCTCCGGAGGGAAACATCATCACTACGGTTTATTTTAGGAGTATTAAGGATTTGGAAAATGTGAGCGGTATCAGCTTCGCCGTAAGAGGATTTTCCAGCAGCCACGAGTATCTTCTTTCCAATTTTCCCAATTCCAGGGTTTTTACTTACGGATCCGTGGACGGAGCCTTAAGTGCGGTTCGAGAAGGGAAAGCGAATTGCTTCGTCGGGGAATCGTATTACATTAAAGGCTTCCTACAAAGGCAACCTTCTTTAGCCTCCAATTTCAGGGCCTTGGTGGAGCCGGTCCAAGAGGATCATATCAGCGCATTATTGCCCAAGGGCGATCTCGTCTTTTCCCGCAATTTCGAATTCTTTCTCTCCGAGATCAAGAGAACGGGAGAATTGAAACTCCTGGAAGATAAATATTTTAACCGTAGGGATTGGGTGAAATAG
- a CDS encoding MBL fold metallo-hydrolase: MATLAKKRSENLPGSFYVDSSCIDCETCRILAPEIFGEDSIGSFVKKQPQSKQEEFRALQALVACPTTSIGTVDRLDLNDAKSSFPRKIEENVYHCGFHSRSSFGAFSYLIVREEGNVLVDSPRFIPSLAERIREMGGIRYHFLTHRDDIADHEKYHEEFETKRIIHEGDLSSLPEAEILVSGESPFYLEKDLVVIPVPGHTRGHSVLLYKNNFLFTGDHLAYDPKKERLIAFRNACWYSWEKQIRSMEILENYDFIYVLPGHGYPSPRMSKEDKKAKLKACIEWMKNR; encoded by the coding sequence ATGGCGACTCTAGCAAAGAAACGATCCGAGAATCTACCTGGATCCTTTTACGTGGATTCCAGTTGTATCGATTGTGAGACCTGCAGGATTCTCGCTCCGGAAATTTTCGGAGAGGATTCGATCGGTTCTTTCGTGAAAAAGCAACCCCAATCCAAGCAAGAGGAATTTCGTGCTCTCCAAGCGCTTGTAGCCTGTCCGACCACTTCGATAGGCACGGTCGATCGCTTGGATCTAAACGATGCCAAATCCTCCTTTCCCAGAAAGATAGAGGAGAATGTGTATCATTGCGGATTTCATTCCCGTTCTTCTTTCGGAGCATTTTCCTATTTAATCGTCCGGGAAGAAGGTAACGTTCTCGTGGATTCTCCCCGTTTTATACCTTCCTTAGCGGAAAGAATCCGAGAGATGGGAGGGATCCGTTATCATTTTCTGACCCATAGGGACGATATTGCGGACCACGAAAAATACCACGAGGAATTCGAAACGAAAAGAATCATCCATGAAGGAGATCTTTCTTCTTTGCCTGAGGCCGAGATTCTCGTATCGGGAGAGAGCCCATTCTATTTGGAGAAAGATTTAGTAGTGATTCCGGTTCCAGGTCATACCAGAGGACATTCAGTGCTATTGTATAAGAATAATTTTCTTTTTACGGGAGATCATTTGGCTTACGACCCTAAGAAAGAACGGCTTATCGCTTTTCGGAACGCATGTTGGTATTCCTGGGAAAAACAGATCCGGTCTATGGAAATATTAGAAAATTATGATTTTATTTACGTTTTACCTGGTCACGGATATCCTAGCCCGAGAATGTCCAAGGAGGATAAGAAGGCTAAACTAAAGGCTTGCATAGAATGGATGAAAAATAGATAA